TGACTCGTTTGAGTTCCGGGATGATGCGTGATGAAGCCAGTTCACCGAGTTCCGTCCCGTCCAATGTCCCGGTGGAAGACAGGGAAATGACGGCCTGGATGTTGTTGGAGGATTTTTCGACGAATACGCCTTCGCGTCGGACGGATTCGGGAAGGCGGGATTCGACGATTTTGATACGGTTCTGAACTTCGACTGCGGCGATGTCGGGATCGGTGCCCTGCTTGAATGTGACGGCGATGTCGACCATGCCGTTGGAATCGCTGGTAGCTGTCATGTAAAGGAGGCCGGGGGCTCCGTTGATTTCCTTTTCGATGACGGCGGTAACGGCTTCTTCCGTGACCTGGGCGGAAGCGCCCGGGTAGGTCGTACGGATGTTGATGACGGGCGGCGCGATGTCCGGATACTGGGCGACGGGCAGCATCGGGATGGCCAATGTCCCGATCAGCGAGATCAGGAGGGCGACAACCCATGCGAAAATGGGGCGGTGGATGAAAAAGTCGGGCATAGCCTAATGTGGGGCTGGGCGTTTAGTGGGTGTCCGGCTGCTGGGACTGGGCGGATGTTTCCCGGACGATGGTTTTGATCCCTGGGCGCAGCATGGTGAGTTTGCCGGTGACGACCCGGTCGCCTTCTTTGAGTCCGGAGGTGATGAGCCAGTTTTTCCCTTTCATGGTTTCAGCGGTGACGGGGCGTACTTCCAGCATGTCATCTTGTCCGACGACGTAAACGGAGGCTCCCTGCGATGTTCGCATCAGCGAGTCGCGCGGGATGCTGAAAACGTTTTTGCGGATGGCTTTGTCGAAGACGACGCGGACGTATGCTCCAGGCAGGAGTTCGTGGTCGGGGTTGGGGAATAGGGCGCGCATTTCGATCGTGTCCGTGTTCGGATCTACTGCCATGTCGCTGAAGAGTATCTTGCCGGGGAGGGGATACTCGTCTCCGTCCGGAAGTCGGAGTTTGACTTTGACCTGGTCGAGGGGGATACCCTCCCATTCTCCGGACAGGACGGCGCGCCGGAGTTTGCTGTGCTGAGTGGAAGGCTGGCTGAAGCGGACGTAAATGGGATTAATCTGTTCAACGGTCGTCAAGTGGGTGAATTCGTTTTTGTTGGCCAGGGCACCCTTGGTGACGAGGGCTC
This is a stretch of genomic DNA from Akkermansia sp. N21116. It encodes these proteins:
- a CDS encoding efflux RND transporter periplasmic adaptor subunit, with translation MKIASILPVLFATGITLSSCRQEDQATPQMPPPEVTVVTVKGTQEPVTTNLPGRMEAFLQAEVRARVTGIIQERCYQEGQNVNEGDILFKIDPAPLQAALDGCQAALDRAKAILDDAKDKVDRYSALVTKGAVSGREHTLALAEQAKAKADYDAAAAALEQAKLDLGYANVTAPINGRVRRALVTKGALANKNEFTHLTTVEQINPIYVRFSQPSTQHSKLRRAVLSGEWEGIPLDQVKVKLRLPDGDEYPLPGKILFSDMAVDPNTDTIEMRALFPNPDHELLPGAYVRVVFDKAIRKNVFSIPRDSLMRTSQGASVYVVGQDDMLEVRPVTAETMKGKNWLITSGLKEGDRVVTGKLTMLRPGIKTIVRETSAQSQQPDTH